TCACCGGTAGGCATCAGTGGGAAAGATCTGTGCCTTTATTTGTTTCACAAAATTCGAGCGAACTTCAATTAACTTGATAGAAGAATAATAGAAGaataatattagaagaatCTGTATTTTGGCGCTATTGAAGAGTGGGGGGATTTAGGAAGGTCTCCGAGCTGGTAGATGGCTCTGAAACTCGGACACGCTATTTAACATTGTGCTCTTATGGCAGCTTCCACTCTATCTGATCCTGATGAGCCATGAGCATGCGTGCCACATGTTAGGTTAGGCTGATGTTAGCCGGCGTTGTTACGCGAGCCATTGTATCGTTTCTCGTTGTCTTCGCGGGCATCTCGGAATATCAAAGTCAAGGCGTCGTTCGGCGAAATGGATGACGATACCAAATATCTGGCGGAATACGCGAAGAGCGATCGCTCCAAGTGCCAACTTTACAAGAGGCCTCCTATCAAACGAAGTGGAACTTCATTAAACAGATTAATTCTacacatttctttattttaataattaataaacataatataaaaatttattacttctcattatttgtttttaagtcATACAAGTCCAAAGCAAACACAcgaatttttaagatattagcgtcagatattttaagatattgtcGTCATGAAGTTCTGTTAAAAAAGAAGATGAAACAAATGGATCGAAACTACAAAGAAAACCACGTCCTCTAAAGAACATGCAATTTGTTACATTAGGTCATACACAGAGAGACagaggatttaaaaaaagaaattttgttagtgtttaaaaaaagaaattttggtAGTTACGACAAAAATCCACCAAGATAGCTGCTGTAATTTTGAATCAAAATGAAATGgacaaaatgaataaaagaagGGAGGAAATTCATTTGTTAAATCATACGacatttaagtaataatagaAGATTTTACAGACGAAGCAAAAGAGTACACAGACGCTCctgaaaaagaaaactatttCTAGCTGGGGTGGTGATATTAATGTTAGGCTATCCCAAAATCCAATGCTTCTAAGAGTAAaagcaaatttgaaaaagcgAGTTTAGGAAAAATGAAGGTAAATAAAAGGACGCTGTTGATCCTGACAGTAGTTTGGAACATATTGCACATATTTATCAAAGAGACAAAGATAAATACACCGTGACGCTAGGTCTAACAAACATACAGGCGAAGAAAAACAgttattataagatataacaaattttaaaacacgATCGTCAAGAaagatatcatttatttagaaGTTAGGGCTGGATTAGCACCACAATTGGTGGCAACAAATTGGAAGAAATGTCTTTGGAAGAATGTATAGAACAGTTCGAATCattatatgaagaaaaaaCGGGTAATGGAAAAATAGAGAGAATTTTATCAAGCAACCGAATTTAATGTATCCGATTGATCTAGACCATGGAGATGAGAATATTGGTGCTTCTTTAAATTCAGACATCAAAAGTAACTTACCGAAaccaattacaaatattaatttatttaacacaaaagTGATGTGTTTAAATTCATagagttgtttttttttaattatacgaaattacattttatttactatcgctattattaattgaaaacaatTACGTAAGTTTCAAGTGAAgcatttaaaactattttattttttatgatctttttgaattttgtactttgttttaattataaatatgtaatttgtttatacatgCGCCAAATAAGCGTTTGCTAcctcaaatattaattttaggattgtaaataaataaattataattttttcataaaatcaatcttttttttaaacacatgtGCATCTTGtcatttattgcaaaaacatttattaaatcaagtaaattatatactttaaaaattcaataaaagaaaaataaaatatgtaagataagttagattatttttacatgtaacaaattatacaacttgttaaatattaactaatattaccgatattttcttataaataaaattattttatttctcattttatatataaaaatatcacaaaattattagaaaaaacttGATAGtttcagatattttattgctattttGAAAACTTCATTAGCACTTAATCTTTGGACAACCTgcatgtttctttaaaatattaagaatattacaaatattccACAAACCATTggaattgtaataattttttaatatctaattttaaaaaattaaattaaaattccaaaATATTGGATTAGTTCGACAGCTTCAGGAAATCAAACAAAAGGCTGCGTCAAAGAGAAATGCTCCCTCGCGCAAATTTGTTTTCATCTGTGAGGTTTAcgtgatttaatttttgttaaataagtCTCTACAATAAATTTGAGTCTACAATAgtctaatctttttttttttaatcaaatacacGCAGGCGACACGTCAGCCTCTTAGCAGATgttaaaacacattttatcaAAGCGCATAATAATTGCAACATTGAAATATCTTATTCATATGCTCAGAAAGTTTCATAATAATTCTTCTgatactattataattttgtaatttatacaaacGTTTAACATTGATTTGATTATCACATATTAGTCACGTATTTTCAGGAAACGATGTTTTATGGTAAtatgtaaaacaataatatatttcgtgTAACATGAATCTCTTGAgaaagataacataatttcATCTACGAAAGTTGAAAAtgattaaaactaaaattagaaTCATACGCAACGATTTTTCAATTGAATACTAATTATCATTGACGATTCCTCCGTGTTATCCAAACTTTGTCGAAAGAGTTGAGCGTGTTGCCAGGCTTCCGAACCTTGTCCGTCGgacaatgttataattacgttCAACCGCACCGCCTTTCTCACTTCGTCCGTGTGGAAGTTACCACAATTAGGAACAGCTATAACAATTGTTTTGTTTTCGTCGAAGACAGCCTCAATCTCGCAAGATACCTTGGCTCCTTGAAACACCTCTGTTTTAGCTTTCAAAGAAAATGTCTCTAGATATAATTCAGAATTACTGATTTCGAAGGTCCATTTAACACGTCCGTATTTCGCTTGCGGCGACCGTGCTAAGTAAACCATCTTCCAATCGTTCTCGACTTTACGAAAGATTCCACCTTCTGTGGCGTTCATTCCTTCCAGCCATCCAGATTTTCGTTTCAGAACAGTATCATTGCGCACAACGTAATAGAAATCTTTAACGACGTTGTATCGCAGCTCGAATGCTTGTCCGTATTTGGAAATGTCCCAAATATAGCTCTTTCCCGTGTCAGTCTAATAaaggaaatttaataattgaatagcgtaaagaaaaactttattttcaaaataaaatgtgagaCAAGACACatgaattctattttaatattttatttttaaaaaatgaatcagtttgttaagaattttatgctgttatatttcagaatttaacTTGCATTGACTCTAAAAATTGTATACCTGTGTAATCTCGCCTCGTGCCAATCTCCACATAAGAGAGCCTGAGGTTCGCCCCTCATAGGTCTCGTCGGAGTCCTTGTTCTGTGAATTTGGAATGTACAGCATATCGGCGAGTTCCAATAGTCTCCGCTTGATAACGTATTTTCTACGCGCATAGCTGCAATCAGCAGAATTTTGCCGCTGCTCGGTCAATGATTGGAGCAAGCGTATTAAACTCTGTTCGGCGCAAATTTTTCGCCTCTTCATTACGGTTTCCTGGTTTCGCGTGTAACGCCATGTGACGTCCTGTACTTCATCCTTGGAATAGgctattatatatgttaactTTTTCTGCCATCCTTTTTCGTACATTAACGGCTTATCTATGACGTTCTCACATGGATCTACATGAATCCATCTCTTGCTTGACGCTGACCATATCTGACAGTAAAGAACCAAATTACATGTCTACAAGATTACAATTACAGGCTATATGGACATTTCTCTATTTACGACTAccttgatttataaatttttggatTTATAATCAGCATGCTGTTGATTAAAAGTGAACTAGTAAAAAATAGTCTGATTAAACTCTTATTAATCcgtgatttaaattaaatattaattttataataggaaatatgatattaagaattatCGTCGTAAGTAGAAGAACATCTATACTTTGAagtcaataataaatagtaatttgaTGTACCTCTGTCCAGACGTGATCAGTCTCGTCGCTTACATATCGCGCATCGTAGCCTAACGATCGGCACAAAAGAGTGAAGACATTAGCCCATTCTCCGCAACGGCCGCGTCTCAGGGTCAACAGTGGCTCTGGATGCGTATAACGAGGAAATTCGACAACTATATTGCACTTTTGACatctaaaattgaattaacgTCTTAGTGATATTTCAAACTCGCTCCACGAGATACATAGTGTTTTATCAAAGAAGTTTTACCTGTGTAATTCTATTTTCGAACAATGAGGATCTGGAAATTGTATCACACTTTCGTATGTACATTCGATGGAGCATGTCGGACACATCGGGCTGTTGATCCATTCAAAAAATTCGTACTTGAACCAGTGCAAAAGCTCAAccagaaataaatctttagcTATCAATTCCCCTTCGAATTTCGAAGAATCGGCtgcattttttaactttaaggATCtacaaatgcaaaatatacatataaaaaagtaagtaCATAAAGATAAGTTTCATCATAAAGAAGATAAAGATATGCAGATATGATTGAATTACTTTTGTATATCTCTCATCTTTGTCATCGTTGCAATTTCTAATTGTACAACAGGCACAACTTTCTTGGCCTTTCTTTGTAAATTCAGATTTTCGTAGTACATAACATCATGAAAATGTCCGACAATTCTgtcgaaaaatgttttttgcgCTGTAGAACTTTTGTTGATGTCATTAGTTATTGGGCTGCTCCCTGATGTGGTACACAACAGTCTAGACAAGCCCTGAAGCTTCAAGAGGGATGCGTTTTGAGGTAGGAATATCCGTTCTCCATCCTGTTGTATATAACAATCAAGGACTTTAGTAACGATTACATCTATagctttcaattaattatttgaattgattaaataatacttgtttcaagtatttcacatttatataacaaaacctatcataaatttattatgagcatcaaatttattcaaaatatattttgaatcctaaataatttaatactttaatcaaGAATCTTaagtaaaattcaaatttttattttgacttttccttgacaaaatgttataacattaaacTCTTAGTATGTATcagtataaattcttttttttttagtatatgacagtaagttttttaaaaattgatgagttaatgttttattcattattacaaaaaatattctttttatctttgttaccTCTCTAAAGATAActgttaattaaagaaaaaaaaataagtaatggCTTCTCTTAAAATTGATCATGTTTTTCCATCAAGAGAAAAATCAGGGGAGATGTTGACCTCGAGTACAGACCTCAACGTAGCCAACGTCAAATAAACACTCCATAGCACCGATGGCCGGCAGGAGTTTCTCGACGACGACCTCGTCATCGAGGCGCAGCTCGCGGGACCTGTAATTGCTCGGCGATCTCAGTACGTTTCGGCAAATGCTGAGAAGTGCGCGCCGTGCCTCGTCGCGCACGTCTTCGTCGTTCTCCTCCAGAGATTTAACGCAATGCTCCAGGCTTTCATCCATCGTCGACGTGGACAGCCACACACAGGCTCGCAATCATCTGTTCGCGATCGCCGTCAGACGTCCGGCCGTCGTCATTTCTGCTGACTCCTCATTCACTAGTAGCTAGGAATTACAAGGTAAGCTCGCAGCTGGTTGTCAGAGTCCACGCGCGAGAACGAAGACGGACGCAAGCGTGTGGACTCGGGTGAGAGAAGGAAGACGCGAAAACTAAATCCGCAACGGATTTTACCGACAGCAAACCGGATCGCAATGTGTTTGCGGCGGATGAGGACGAGAACCTAGACGGCGTCTCGTTGACGGCAGACGTTCGTTCTCTCATCTGTTGCGGAATGTCAGTGACGGCATGAAGGAGTACGCCCACTACAGGAGTTGCTGGTGTAGGTTGATTGTTTCGTGAGTGCCTCGGTCTCGCCATCGGTTCGTATATGGTCACCCGCATCACCGTGGTAGATCGACCGTGGTGTGTGCTCACACGACTTTCGAGATGCACGATTCCAACTGATACGGGGGTGGTGTTTCTCCTTCCTGTCTCTGCAAAAGAAACACCGCCGCAGTCGCACATTTACGCGCGCGGCGAGTAATGAGGTTGTCTCGCTGGTGTTAGTGGTGTCAGGAGTATGGCTATATTTAGCGTATGACGGCTGGCAGTTTCGGAGCACTTCGGAACGACTTGATATAGTTCGCTCGACGCGGCGTCGCCTACTGTCTGTGTTTACTCGGCCTCGACGTTACATGATAACGGCGTGATAATGGAGGATATATTCCAGTGGTGTCGTGAGGGCAATGCTATGCAGGTCCGCGTCTGGCTGGACGACACCGAACATGACATGAATCAAGGGTAACTACTCCAGAACTCCTTTTTTGGAAGAGACTTGTCCCGCCAGACATTGTGATCTCTTTCTCTGATTCTATAATTAGGCTGGCTGGACGATCCAAACAAGTTTGTTAACAATATTCATTATGAGAAGCGTCTCTGGGTGATTTCAGGAAGCACAAATGGATTAGAAATTTATACAGTTCAATTATCAAGATAACTGAATAAACATGATTGCAGGTCATAAGTATTGGGCATTTACGTGTAAGATACAAATAATCtgcattatttgtatataatgtgaattatatttaatatttatgttaataatttatacgtcATTGaagattttatcaaaaatagtACAGgcgtacattttaatttttaaattttaatattatatatttttattttttatcaatattaaaatcaaatgttAACAATCTTATAActgcattacttttttgtgtgattatgaaatttttaatttttatgtctaTTACTTATATTACCTGTAATCTACATATACATGCATGCAAAAAATCCATgtaaacaatatgtaaataattcatgTGGACATAATCTGGAAATGTATGgcacaattttgattttatctataactaaaattatattttatatattttcaaagaatcTTATGCCTTGAATAATGTTTGAAGAAACTGctataattttagtatatttttattcgcaAGATGTTTTGTTATCCTTGAACTTGTTCTGTGTGCAGAGATGATCATGGATTCAGTCCACTTCACTGGTGCTGCAAAGAAGGCCACTTAAAATTAGCAGAGTTGCTGGTTAGCAGAGGAGCACGTGTTAACGCCACCAACAGAGGGGATGATACACCATTGCATCTAGCCTCAGCACATGGACATAAAGACATAGTGCAATTGGTaatgaaaattgatttaacaatAATGTCTGCAAACGTTaagattatatacatttaaagcATAATTCGACTTACAGTTGCTTAGAAATCGTGCCGACGTGAACGTTACAAACGAACATGGAAACACTGCCTTACATTATGCTTGTTTCTGGGGGGATCAAGCCATTGCAGAGGAATTGGTTGCGGCAGGTGCTCTCGTCTCGATCGCCAACAAGGACGGCGACACTCCACTCGATAAAGCCAGAGGTGTTTTGGCCAAGAGATTACACGGTACATAGAAATGTGTACATTAATTCTTCCATCTTTTGTATTTgcgcattaaatatatttcttgtttCATTAGATTTGGCAGTAGAATATGGACAGGATTTGAAGAAGATACAGTTTAAGGATCAAAGCTGGTTAGGATTGAAAACCAGGAGTCGTGAGCATTTCTTAAATCTCTAAAAAAGATTGTAGTGTTTCGAATAggcatatattttatcttcatTGTATTATCCAGGAGATGCGACTCTCTCGAGGTACAAAGGGATCAGTATGGCAGACTTGTCCCTTCATATGCACCTCGCGAGCACACCGAGCGGCGAAACGTGGAGAGGCCGATGGCAGAACAACGATGTCGTTGTCAAGATACTGAACGTCCGCGAATGCACTGCACGCATCTCGAGGGATTTCAATGAAGAGTTTCCGAAGCTGAGAATCTTCTCGCATCCGAACGTTCTGCCAGTCCTTGGCTGCGTGAATCAACCTCCGCAGTTAGCGACCGTTTCTCAGTACATGGGACGAGGCAGCTTACATCGACTTCTGCATGGCGGGACAGGTGTCGTTGTGGATACAGCACGCGCTCTTCGACTAGCCCTCGACGTCGCCAGAGCTATGGCATTCCTTCATAGTTTGGATCGGCAGAACAGATGCAGGTTTCACCTCAACAGTAAGCATATAATGGTGAGTTCAGTATGCTTGAATGCACACagtttatgattattttgatgTTGTACTATGTACAATTTTAGATCGACGAAGATCTAACAGCTCGTGTGAATATGGCGGATTCGAAGTTTTCTTTCCAAGAGATCGGGCGAATTTATGAGCCGGCGTGGATGTCGCCGGAAGCTTTGAGCAAGCGTCCGGCGGACATCAATCACGAGGCTAGCGATATGTGGAGCTTCGCCGTTCTTCTGTGGGAACTGTCAACCAGAGAAGTACCATTTGCGGACCTATCGCCCATGGAATGTGGTATGAAGGTGTGTATGGGCAAtaatctaagaaaaatttcaatgcagacattattattaaggtttcctttcttttcttttctcttgaacttttgaaaaatatcttaattttatataataatctttatttgaatattaaattaagaactgatgttttattttagatcGCCTTGGAAGATTTACGCGTAAGCATTCCGCCGGG
This DNA window, taken from Monomorium pharaonis isolate MP-MQ-018 chromosome 6, ASM1337386v2, whole genome shotgun sequence, encodes the following:
- the LOC105831507 gene encoding peptide-N(4)-(N-acetyl-beta-glucosaminyl)asparagine amidase, producing MDESLEHCVKSLEENDEDVRDEARRALLSICRNVLRSPSNYRSRELRLDDEVVVEKLLPAIGAMECLFDVGYVEDGERIFLPQNASLLKLQGLSRLLCTTSGSSPITNDINKSSTAQKTFFDRIVGHFHDVMYYENLNLQRKAKKVVPVVQLEIATMTKMRDIQKSLKLKNAADSSKFEGELIAKDLFLVELLHWFKYEFFEWINSPMCPTCSIECTYESVIQFPDPHCSKIELHRCQKCNIVVEFPRYTHPEPLLTLRRGRCGEWANVFTLLCRSLGYDARYVSDETDHVWTEIWSASSKRWIHVDPCENVIDKPLMYEKGWQKKLTYIIAYSKDEVQDVTWRYTRNQETVMKRRKICAEQSLIRLLQSLTEQRQNSADCSYARRKYVIKRRLLELADMLYIPNSQNKDSDETYEGRTSGSLMWRLARGEITQTDTGKSYIWDISKYGQAFELRYNVVKDFYYVVRNDTVLKRKSGWLEGMNATEGGIFRKVENDWKMVYLARSPQAKYGRVKWTFEISNSELYLETFSLKAKTEVFQGAKVSCEIEAVFDENKTIVIAVPNCGNFHTDEVRKAVRLNVIITLSDGQGSEAWQHAQLFRQSLDNTEESSMIISIQLKNRCV
- the LOC105831508 gene encoding integrin-linked protein kinase homolog pat-4 — its product is MEDIFQWCREGNAMQVRVWLDDTEHDMNQGDDHGFSPLHWCCKEGHLKLAELLVSRGARVNATNRGDDTPLHLASAHGHKDIVQLLLRNRADVNVTNEHGNTALHYACFWGDQAIAEELVAAGALVSIANKDGDTPLDKARGVLAKRLHDLAVEYGQDLKKIQFKDQSWLGLKTRSRDATLSRYKGISMADLSLHMHLASTPSGETWRGRWQNNDVVVKILNVRECTARISRDFNEEFPKLRIFSHPNVLPVLGCVNQPPQLATVSQYMGRGSLHRLLHGGTGVVVDTARALRLALDVARAMAFLHSLDRQNRCRFHLNSKHIMIDEDLTARVNMADSKFSFQEIGRIYEPAWMSPEALSKRPADINHEASDMWSFAVLLWELSTREVPFADLSPMECGMKIALEDLRVSIPPGISPHLAKLIRICMNEDPGKRPSFDMVVPILDKMKR